From Candidatus Nanopelagicales bacterium, a single genomic window includes:
- a CDS encoding NAD(P)-binding protein translates to MEKPFAITLDVGSSLANKTGTWRTERPIYTNSMPPCNNACPAGENIQGWLYDAEEGRYEDAWRVLVRDNPFPAIMGRVCYHPCQTACNRAQLDQPVGINSVERFLGDAALQDGWTFDAPPTSTGKRVLVIGAGPSGLSAAYHLRRFGHDVVLRDAGPKAGGMMRFGIPAYRLPRDVLDAEIERILNLGVGLELNSRVDDVLAAKEGGGFDAVFLAVGAHIGKRAYIPAGESAHILDAVALLRDMEGEEKPLLGRRVVVYGGGNTAMDAARTAKRLGAEEAVIVYRRTRDRMPAHDIEVEEALEEGVLMRWLSTIKHVDDDHITVERMELDDTGFPQPTGETEELAADSLVLALGQEVDLSLLDGVPGLAVTDGVVQVNERMMTGFDGIFAGGDMVPSERTVTVAIGHGKQAARNINGWLMGEPFVHEAQPPLATFDDLNTWYYTDADKTVRPTLEVARRLDSFAEVKHGLNESNALFEARRCLSCGNCFGCDNCFGVCPDNAVIKFVAGSAAGDNGRDYAFDLDYCKGCGICVSECPSGAILMLPEQT, encoded by the coding sequence GTGGAGAAGCCGTTCGCAATCACGCTCGACGTCGGATCGAGTTTGGCCAACAAGACGGGCACGTGGCGCACGGAACGGCCCATATACACGAACTCGATGCCACCGTGTAATAACGCGTGTCCGGCGGGGGAGAACATCCAAGGGTGGCTGTACGACGCGGAGGAGGGCCGCTACGAGGATGCGTGGCGGGTCTTGGTCCGCGACAATCCATTCCCCGCCATCATGGGACGCGTTTGCTACCACCCCTGCCAAACCGCCTGCAACCGAGCACAACTCGATCAGCCGGTGGGGATCAACTCGGTTGAACGATTCCTCGGTGACGCCGCCCTGCAGGATGGCTGGACATTCGACGCTCCACCAACCAGCACCGGCAAGCGTGTGCTCGTGATAGGCGCAGGGCCCTCCGGGCTGTCGGCGGCCTACCACTTGCGTCGGTTCGGGCACGACGTCGTCTTGCGCGATGCCGGTCCCAAGGCTGGCGGCATGATGCGCTTTGGCATCCCCGCCTACCGCCTGCCCAGAGACGTCCTCGATGCCGAGATCGAACGGATCCTGAATCTAGGCGTTGGCCTCGAACTCAACAGCCGGGTCGACGACGTGTTGGCGGCCAAGGAGGGCGGGGGATTCGACGCGGTCTTTCTGGCGGTCGGTGCCCACATCGGTAAGCGCGCGTACATTCCCGCAGGCGAGTCGGCGCACATTCTCGATGCGGTCGCGCTGTTACGGGACATGGAGGGCGAAGAGAAGCCACTGCTCGGCCGCCGCGTCGTGGTCTATGGCGGCGGCAACACTGCCATGGATGCCGCCCGAACCGCCAAGCGCCTCGGCGCCGAGGAAGCGGTGATCGTCTATCGCCGCACCCGAGATCGGATGCCCGCCCACGACATTGAGGTCGAGGAAGCCCTGGAAGAAGGCGTGCTGATGCGCTGGTTGTCGACTATCAAGCACGTCGACGACGACCACATCACCGTCGAGCGGATGGAACTCGATGACACGGGGTTCCCGCAACCGACGGGAGAAACTGAAGAGCTCGCCGCCGATTCCCTGGTGCTGGCGTTAGGGCAGGAAGTCGACCTGTCGCTGCTCGACGGCGTTCCCGGGCTAGCCGTCACCGACGGAGTGGTGCAAGTCAATGAGCGAATGATGACGGGGTTTGACGGGATCTTCGCCGGTGGGGACATGGTTCCCTCCGAACGCACCGTGACCGTGGCAATCGGTCATGGCAAGCAGGCCGCCCGCAACATCAATGGGTGGCTCATGGGTGAACCGTTCGTGCATGAAGCACAGCCGCCGTTGGCGACGTTTGATGACCTCAATACCTGGTACTACACCGACGCGGACAAGACGGTGCGGCCGACACTTGAAGTCGCCCGCCGCCTGGATTCATTCGCGGAGGTCAAGCACGGGCTCAACGAGTCGAACGCGCTGTTCGAAGCCCGCCGCTGCCTGTCCTGTGGCAATTGCTTCGGTTGCGACAACTGCTTTGGGGTCTGCCCGGACAATGCCGTCATCAAGTTCGTGGCCGGATCGGCGGCAGGCGACAACGGTCGTGACTACGCCTTTGACCTGGACTACTGCAAGGGCTGCGGAATCTGCGTCAGCGAGTGTCCTTCCGGTGCGATCCTGATGCTCCCTGAGCAAACCTGA
- a CDS encoding carboxymuconolactone decarboxylase family protein, with amino-acid sequence MTYGKDVQQELRPHARELRRMIPDVYKAFGALHSAALTDGALDAKTKELMAFAISVSKQCDGCIAAHARGAAMQGATLEEAAEAIGVAVLMNGGPATVYGPRALSSFAEFHADVHASGAAAPN; translated from the coding sequence ATGACCTACGGAAAAGACGTTCAACAGGAGCTTCGCCCGCATGCTCGCGAACTGCGTCGGATGATTCCGGACGTGTACAAAGCGTTCGGCGCTCTGCACTCGGCTGCGCTGACCGACGGTGCGCTAGACGCTAAGACCAAGGAGCTGATGGCCTTCGCGATCTCGGTGAGCAAGCAGTGCGACGGCTGCATTGCCGCTCATGCCAGAGGTGCTGCCATGCAGGGCGCGACCCTTGAGGAGGCAGCCGAGGCCATCGGTGTGGCAGTGCTGATGAACGGTGGCCCGGCGACGGTGTACGGACCCCGAGCCCTGTCCTCATTCGCTGAGTTTCATGCCGACGTGCATGCCAGCGGAGCAGCCGCGCCCAACTGA
- a CDS encoding DEAD/DEAH box helicase: MRTTSPHSAPTTFAACGVPSELVRVLAGLGITTPFPIQAATLADAIRGRDILGRGRTGSGKTLAFALPVVARLAGGVSEPKRPRAVILAPTRELANQIHATFVPLAAAFGLKTVAVYGGAAPRPQIAALRRGADIVVATPGRLDDHIRSGHARLDHVAIAVIDEADHMADLGFLPEVRALLDQMPRQGQRLLFSATLDGDVDVLVQQYLDAPKTHSVDEDEGANEASHHVLRVDSGDRLAVMTDLAQAPGRTIVFTRTRLGAAKLTEQLTHAGVAAVDLHGDLSQAVRARNLRAFTQGRATTLVATDIAARGIHVDDVARVVHADPPDEHKAYVHRSGRTARAGAAGTVITIMTGRQTRVVRELTRRAGVSTTTTRVTPGHPFLQEIAPGDRTTSRVEPEPKQSREEGRSSRTRAAGHSNRRQGGNKRTAQGSRDTRRKSPKGRGRPRPGDARGRR, translated from the coding sequence ATGCGAACAACTTCCCCGCACTCGGCACCGACCACATTCGCGGCCTGCGGCGTGCCTTCCGAACTGGTTCGAGTTCTCGCCGGGTTGGGCATCACGACGCCCTTCCCCATCCAGGCGGCGACGCTGGCCGATGCGATACGGGGCCGGGACATCCTCGGCCGAGGTCGCACGGGATCTGGAAAGACACTCGCCTTCGCCTTGCCAGTCGTCGCACGCCTCGCGGGCGGCGTAAGCGAGCCCAAACGCCCCCGCGCCGTGATCCTCGCTCCAACCAGAGAGCTGGCCAACCAGATCCATGCCACATTCGTGCCATTGGCTGCGGCGTTCGGCCTCAAGACCGTCGCCGTCTATGGCGGCGCTGCCCCGCGTCCCCAAATTGCTGCACTTCGCCGCGGCGCCGACATCGTGGTTGCAACCCCCGGGCGCCTTGACGATCACATTCGATCTGGCCATGCCCGACTCGATCATGTAGCAATTGCGGTCATCGATGAGGCGGATCACATGGCCGACTTGGGCTTCCTCCCCGAGGTGCGGGCACTACTGGATCAGATGCCACGACAAGGCCAACGTCTCCTGTTCTCGGCAACCCTCGACGGTGACGTGGACGTCCTGGTTCAGCAGTATCTCGATGCACCCAAAACCCACAGTGTCGATGAGGATGAGGGCGCGAACGAGGCGAGCCACCACGTGCTTCGGGTTGATTCTGGCGACCGGTTGGCCGTCATGACCGACCTCGCGCAGGCTCCCGGAAGGACCATCGTGTTCACCCGCACCAGGCTCGGCGCAGCGAAGCTCACTGAGCAGCTGACCCACGCTGGAGTTGCGGCGGTCGATCTACACGGCGATCTGAGCCAAGCCGTGCGCGCACGCAACCTCAGAGCGTTTACGCAAGGCCGGGCAACAACCCTGGTCGCGACTGACATCGCCGCCCGCGGTATCCACGTCGATGATGTTGCTCGGGTTGTCCACGCCGATCCCCCAGACGAACATAAGGCCTATGTGCATCGTTCGGGTCGTACCGCACGGGCCGGTGCCGCTGGCACAGTCATCACGATCATGACTGGTCGCCAAACTCGGGTAGTGCGCGAATTGACCCGCCGCGCTGGGGTGAGCACGACCACCACCCGCGTTACCCCGGGCCACCCATTCCTGCAGGAGATCGCGCCCGGCGACCGGACCACCAGTCGAGTCGAGCCCGAGCCAAAGCAGTCGCGGGAGGAGGGTCGCAGTTCACGAACCCGCGCAGCCGGTCACTCCAACCGCCGACAGGGCGGAAACAAACGCACTGCGCAGGGTAGTCGAGATACGCGCCGGAAGAGCCCAAAGGGCCGTGGACGACCACGACCCGGCGACGCCCGCGGCAGACGTTAG
- a CDS encoding rhodanese-like domain-containing protein, protein MSITSPKRRWATGAAAAALAATAIVGVSGCSSSTSSDSASQSAVSSGQHLSVAEFSSAIQQPGTVVLDVRTPAEYASGHIEGARNIDFESGNFATQIAGLDKNTTYAIYCRSGNRSGQALTQMSNAGFTNVSDLNAGIVAWEAAGKPVVQ, encoded by the coding sequence ATGTCCATCACGAGCCCCAAGCGCCGCTGGGCAACAGGAGCTGCTGCAGCGGCATTGGCCGCGACCGCAATCGTCGGGGTCAGCGGCTGTTCGTCCTCGACGAGCAGCGACTCTGCAAGTCAGTCCGCGGTGTCCTCAGGTCAGCATCTGTCGGTGGCGGAGTTCTCTTCGGCAATCCAGCAACCTGGCACGGTTGTGCTCGACGTTCGAACCCCAGCCGAATACGCCAGCGGTCACATCGAAGGCGCCAGGAACATCGACTTCGAGTCGGGCAACTTCGCGACCCAGATCGCTGGCCTGGACAAGAACACGACCTACGCCATCTACTGTCGCAGCGGCAATCGGTCGGGCCAGGCCTTGACGCAGATGAGCAATGCTGGCTTCACCAATGTGTCGGATTTGAACGCCGGGATCGTCGCGTGGGAAGCGGCCGGCAAGCCAGTCGTTCAGTAG
- a CDS encoding sulfite exporter TauE/SafE family protein produces the protein MSGGLLVVVLVGAILGLVLGLLGGGGGILAVPLLVALGEPVLVASTMSLVIVGTGAAAAIIPHHRAQRVDWRVGLTFGALGSVGAIVGARAAQSASDALLLGGLAVMLVIGATTMLRAAVKSRRLITSEETDQLVPTSDLDSPDVTDSESTVSQPRGTASTIRMVLLASGVGLITGFFGVGAGFVVVPALIAAMNLPVKRATATGLVVIVMNSAVALAVRHSDLGPLSLTFSLAAATAIFAIIGALVSSRIPGWVLSGAFGILMLLVGGFTVVSAILAG, from the coding sequence ATGAGTGGCGGCTTGTTGGTCGTTGTCCTTGTTGGCGCCATCCTCGGCCTCGTACTCGGCCTGCTCGGTGGAGGTGGCGGGATTCTTGCCGTCCCACTGCTCGTAGCGCTTGGTGAGCCGGTCCTGGTGGCCTCGACGATGTCACTGGTGATCGTCGGGACTGGCGCGGCCGCTGCGATCATCCCGCACCACCGCGCACAGCGCGTGGACTGGCGGGTCGGGTTAACGTTCGGTGCCCTTGGATCTGTCGGCGCTATCGTCGGCGCGCGCGCCGCCCAATCTGCCAGCGACGCTCTCCTCCTCGGTGGACTCGCAGTCATGCTGGTCATCGGCGCGACGACCATGCTTCGAGCCGCCGTCAAGTCTCGACGCCTGATCACCAGCGAAGAGACTGACCAACTCGTCCCCACATCAGATCTGGACAGCCCGGATGTCACCGACAGCGAGTCTACGGTTAGTCAGCCGCGCGGGACTGCATCGACAATCCGGATGGTGCTGCTCGCCTCGGGTGTCGGGCTCATCACCGGCTTCTTTGGGGTGGGAGCCGGCTTCGTCGTCGTACCCGCGCTGATCGCTGCCATGAACCTGCCGGTCAAGCGCGCCACCGCAACTGGCTTGGTGGTCATCGTGATGAACTCGGCGGTTGCCCTTGCGGTTCGTCACAGTGACTTGGGACCCCTGAGTCTGACGTTCTCCCTGGCCGCCGCCACTGCGATATTCGCCATCATTGGCGCGCTGGTGTCCTCGCGTATCCCTGGATGGGTCTTGTCGGGTGCCTTCGGAATCTTGATGCTGCTGGTCGGTGGATTCACCGTCGTCAGCGCGATCCTCGCTGGGTGA
- a CDS encoding PadR family transcriptional regulator: MNSNHNFEQEENSNDHNHGQSRDQDRGRGRGRHRGGPRGGHRQRGGGRRGRGDVRLALLALIDEEPRHGYELMQAIAERTDGGWQPSPGSIYPALALLQDEGLIRVVTDDSGRGVASLTDEGTAYMADNKEAINAVWESAHSGRSNARRDAGRSIEGVALALKQVIHVGSPEQVNAAAKVLADAQRSLYLILAQDPTQREADNK; this comes from the coding sequence ATGAACAGCAACCACAATTTTGAGCAAGAAGAGAACAGCAACGACCACAACCATGGTCAGAGTCGTGACCAGGACCGCGGCCGAGGTCGCGGTCGCCACCGGGGCGGACCCCGGGGCGGGCACCGTCAACGCGGCGGAGGTCGCCGGGGTCGCGGTGACGTCCGGTTGGCACTGTTGGCGCTCATCGACGAGGAGCCTCGACACGGATATGAGCTCATGCAGGCAATCGCCGAACGAACTGACGGGGGCTGGCAACCGAGTCCCGGCTCGATCTACCCAGCCCTGGCACTGCTGCAGGACGAAGGGCTCATCCGAGTGGTCACCGACGATTCCGGTCGCGGGGTCGCGTCACTGACCGACGAGGGCACTGCGTACATGGCCGACAACAAGGAAGCAATCAACGCGGTGTGGGAATCGGCCCACTCCGGTCGCTCGAATGCTCGTCGCGACGCTGGCAGAAGCATCGAGGGCGTCGCGTTAGCGCTCAAGCAGGTCATTCACGTTGGCAGCCCCGAACAGGTAAATGCCGCTGCGAAGGTACTGGCAGACGCGCAAAGATCGCTGTACCTGATCCTTGCCCAGGATCCAACCCAGCGGGAAGCCGACAACAAGTAG
- a CDS encoding rhodanese-like domain-containing protein, with protein MINRVAAVPAVDGAQARKLVQDGALLLDVREQGEWNEAHAPQAQLLPLGSLTNASSKLPNDQTIVVVCRSGSRSNTAAGYLNTRGYKAVNLAGGLGAWAVAGGELVNGAGQPLTV; from the coding sequence TTGATCAACCGAGTCGCAGCCGTACCCGCTGTTGATGGAGCGCAGGCCCGCAAGCTCGTCCAAGACGGAGCGCTTCTGCTCGATGTTCGCGAGCAAGGCGAATGGAACGAGGCACACGCGCCGCAGGCACAGTTGTTGCCGCTGGGTTCGCTCACCAACGCGTCGTCAAAGCTCCCCAATGACCAGACCATCGTGGTCGTTTGCCGTAGCGGCAGCCGATCGAACACAGCTGCCGGGTACCTCAATACTCGCGGCTACAAGGCAGTCAACCTCGCTGGGGGCCTCGGCGCTTGGGCGGTTGCCGGCGGTGAGTTGGTCAACGGTGCGGGTCAACCGTTGACGGTCTAA
- a CDS encoding MBL fold metallo-hydrolase has translation MYFAQHYLDCLSQASYLIGDESTGKAVVVDPRRDVTEYVDDANEHGLTIIGVINTHFHADFLAGHLELAEATGAWIAYGAAAETEYASRSLQDGERIVLGDVWLKVMATPGHTPESISLLVHDGLNPEVPYGVLTGDALFIGDVGRPDLLASIGVTADELGKQLYDSIQHKLMSLPDEVRVFPAHGAGSACGKNLSTELQSTIGAQRLTNYACQPMSEEQFVSIVTAGQPPAPEYFVYDAILNRKNRDVLDSDRSLRDLDADAVTAARAAGATVIDTRENLDFAAGHLTDSINIPADGRFAETAGMVLQPGDQVVIIAAPGGEDEVATRLARIGFDSVLGFIGNVDEVLIALDDQVEQASRLTPVQLADVIAGPVSPWVLDVRNVGELDAGTIDGAANIPLAELGRRLEEVPTDRPIVTYCAGGWRSSVAGSFLRSRGLDDVSDLAGGFAAWEAMHEPVIA, from the coding sequence GTGTACTTTGCCCAGCATTACTTGGATTGTCTGTCCCAGGCGTCGTACCTGATCGGCGATGAATCGACTGGTAAGGCGGTTGTGGTCGACCCTCGCCGCGACGTCACCGAGTACGTCGACGACGCGAACGAACATGGCCTGACGATCATCGGTGTGATCAATACTCACTTCCATGCTGACTTCCTCGCTGGCCACCTGGAGTTGGCAGAGGCAACCGGAGCATGGATCGCCTACGGAGCGGCTGCCGAGACCGAATACGCCAGTCGCTCGTTGCAGGACGGTGAGCGCATCGTCCTGGGAGACGTCTGGCTGAAAGTCATGGCAACACCAGGTCACACTCCTGAGTCGATCAGCCTGCTGGTGCACGACGGTCTGAACCCAGAGGTTCCGTATGGGGTTCTGACTGGAGACGCGCTCTTCATCGGTGACGTCGGCCGGCCGGACTTGCTCGCCTCAATCGGCGTGACAGCCGACGAGCTGGGCAAACAGCTCTACGACTCGATCCAGCACAAGCTGATGTCACTGCCCGATGAAGTCAGGGTCTTCCCAGCGCACGGCGCTGGCTCCGCGTGCGGCAAGAACCTGTCGACCGAGTTGCAGTCAACGATCGGTGCGCAACGGCTGACCAACTACGCCTGCCAGCCGATGTCGGAGGAGCAGTTCGTCTCCATCGTCACCGCTGGCCAGCCCCCCGCGCCGGAGTACTTCGTCTACGACGCGATCCTCAACCGCAAGAACCGCGATGTCCTTGACTCCGATCGCAGCTTGCGGGATCTGGACGCCGACGCGGTGACCGCCGCCCGGGCCGCGGGAGCGACCGTCATCGACACCCGCGAAAACCTGGATTTCGCGGCTGGGCACCTCACTGATTCGATCAATATTCCAGCCGACGGCAGGTTCGCCGAAACCGCTGGCATGGTTTTGCAGCCCGGCGACCAAGTCGTCATCATCGCGGCACCCGGGGGAGAGGACGAGGTCGCAACTAGACTGGCGCGCATCGGGTTCGACTCGGTACTCGGCTTCATCGGCAACGTCGATGAGGTTCTCATCGCGTTGGACGACCAGGTCGAGCAGGCAAGCCGGCTGACGCCGGTGCAGCTGGCCGACGTCATCGCCGGACCGGTGTCACCGTGGGTACTCGATGTCCGCAATGTCGGCGAACTCGACGCGGGAACGATTGATGGTGCCGCCAACATCCCGTTGGCCGAGCTCGGTCGGCGCCTCGAGGAGGTGCCCACGGATCGCCCAATCGTGACCTACTGTGCTGGCGGCTGGCGCTCAAGCGTCGCTGGCAGTTTCCTTCGCAGCCGTGGTCTCGATGACGTCTCAGATCTGGCTGGTGGCTTCGCCGCCTGGGAAGCCATGCACGAACCGGTGATTGCCTAA
- a CDS encoding 2-oxoacid:acceptor oxidoreductase family protein, which translates to MKGPPVFQTRIHGRGGQGVVTAAELMSVAAFAAGKHAQAFPSFGSERTGAPVVAYCRIAEVPIRNREPIVVPDGLIIQDATLLNQVDLFAGLSNDAFILINTHRTLHELGMAEFVAERGLDHVITVPATEIAKRWVGKPVPNAVLLGGFAALTGVVSLAGVQKAVRERFPGELGESNAAAAAEAHQDVLDVVGGQGKVGEASAAAN; encoded by the coding sequence GTGAAGGGACCACCTGTGTTCCAGACCCGGATCCATGGACGTGGCGGACAGGGAGTGGTCACAGCTGCCGAGTTGATGTCTGTGGCGGCCTTCGCCGCAGGCAAACACGCGCAGGCCTTCCCGAGCTTTGGATCGGAGCGAACGGGAGCGCCGGTGGTCGCTTACTGCCGCATCGCCGAGGTACCCATCCGCAACCGCGAACCCATCGTTGTGCCCGACGGCCTGATCATCCAGGATGCGACTCTGCTCAATCAGGTGGATCTCTTCGCAGGACTTTCCAACGACGCCTTCATCCTGATCAACACCCACCGGACCCTCCATGAGCTGGGCATGGCTGAGTTTGTGGCCGAACGGGGTCTCGACCATGTCATCACGGTTCCAGCGACGGAAATCGCCAAGCGATGGGTGGGTAAACCGGTTCCCAACGCGGTCTTGCTCGGGGGATTCGCGGCGTTGACTGGGGTTGTTTCGCTCGCGGGTGTCCAAAAGGCAGTGCGCGAGCGATTCCCCGGGGAGCTGGGTGAGAGCAACGCAGCTGCTGCTGCGGAGGCCCATCAGGACGTCCTCGATGTTGTTGGCGGACAAGGCAAGGTTGGTGAAGCTAGTGCTGCAGCAAATTGA
- a CDS encoding GNAT family N-acetyltransferase, whose amino-acid sequence MSAKDRADRADDLESRTTGRMRLGDYVRPPNETLASVLAAWRHPEAKAPPDAPARFGFMSKGEFFRVRVLTADDSDKLLDFMQDGLSDHSRELRFLTSVPQVRARVSAQLSQRDGYKRVGLITTTGEGPQEVIVAMAEYAVLPDDEPPEVAIAVADDYQHRGIGTSLITALATLSLAAGHQKWSGDVLHENDPVFALLGEVGHVSVTDESGGVAHVEIDLDPAKVLVAH is encoded by the coding sequence ATGAGCGCAAAGGACCGCGCCGACCGAGCCGACGACCTTGAGTCGCGGACGACCGGCCGCATGCGCCTGGGCGACTATGTGCGCCCACCAAATGAGACTCTGGCGTCGGTGCTGGCAGCGTGGCGGCACCCGGAAGCAAAGGCGCCGCCAGACGCTCCAGCACGATTTGGATTCATGTCCAAGGGCGAGTTCTTCCGAGTGCGGGTGCTGACCGCGGATGACTCCGACAAGCTGCTGGACTTCATGCAGGATGGCCTCAGCGATCACTCGCGCGAACTTCGATTTCTCACCTCGGTGCCCCAGGTTCGGGCCCGGGTGTCAGCCCAGCTGTCGCAGCGCGATGGGTACAAGCGAGTCGGTCTGATCACCACCACGGGAGAAGGACCGCAGGAGGTGATCGTTGCGATGGCGGAGTATGCCGTGCTGCCCGACGACGAACCACCGGAGGTTGCAATTGCGGTCGCCGACGATTACCAACATCGAGGTATCGGAACGAGTCTGATCACAGCGCTCGCGACCCTGTCCTTGGCTGCTGGACACCAGAAGTGGAGCGGTGACGTACTCCACGAGAACGACCCGGTATTCGCGTTACTCGGAGAGGTCGGGCACGTCAGCGTCACCGACGAGAGTGGTGGCGTCGCGCATGTGGAAATCGACCTCGACCCGGCGAAAGTGCTCGTCGCCCATTAG